In one window of Methanosarcina vacuolata Z-761 DNA:
- a CDS encoding DUF1614 domain-containing protein: MRRQLFYIPFSLTFLLLLIFILIFGLSSLFFGIIVSTFTKIGFSIEDALLIMLLSLFGSGINIPLATLRSDAPVVRDTYVRVFGVSYRVPFRRVIRNETTIAVNVGGAVIPILISAYLLMKFPSSLLLAGTGILIVTIITHSVAKPIRGIGIATPALVPPLAAALAAILLTSIIHIPGCPIDQCRVVIAYTGGVLGTLIGADLLNLGKIKNLGAPVASIGGAGTFDGIFLSGFIALLLI, encoded by the coding sequence ATGAGAAGACAACTTTTTTACATTCCTTTTAGCCTTACATTCCTTCTTCTTTTGATCTTTATTCTGATTTTCGGGCTTAGTTCTCTTTTTTTTGGAATAATTGTTTCCACCTTTACGAAGATTGGCTTCTCTATAGAGGATGCGCTTCTTATCATGTTACTGTCCCTCTTCGGAAGCGGTATCAATATCCCTCTGGCAACCCTCAGATCCGATGCTCCGGTAGTTAGAGATACATATGTCCGTGTTTTTGGCGTATCTTACAGAGTTCCATTTCGGCGTGTGATAAGAAATGAAACGACAATTGCTGTGAACGTAGGAGGAGCGGTTATTCCGATTCTAATTTCAGCTTACCTTCTTATGAAATTCCCTTCATCTCTCCTTCTTGCAGGAACCGGCATCTTAATAGTTACAATCATAACTCATTCTGTAGCAAAGCCGATCCGCGGCATAGGTATTGCAACCCCGGCGCTGGTCCCACCCCTTGCAGCTGCCCTTGCTGCGATTTTGCTGACCTCGATAATTCATATTCCAGGTTGTCCAATTGACCAGTGCCGCGTTGTCATTGCTTATACAGGAGGAGTACTCGGAACCCTTATTGGAGCCGATCTTCTTAACCTGGGAAAAATTAAGAATCTTGGAGCTCCGGTTGCCAGCATAGGAGGGGCAGGAACCTTTGACGGAATCTTTCTAAGCGGGTTCATCGCTCTTCTCCTGATATAA
- a CDS encoding DNA integrity scanning protein DisA nucleotide-binding domain protein: MNRARIIAETAAQISRELDAAAIMVSGELSFEGIETGGIPVYYISMRPKSIIDHLVSTGKDGKNPIKELGDQINREAAGNSDHLQQAAAIEYVLGKLEDGIIVGVIETRSSSSIIVHNLDENPLIKAMKECQERIKPEVMSAIMKISFDIVLTGREGKKIGSAFIIGDSEEVLKRSHQLILNPYAGHDETYRNILDKRNWESIKEFSQLDGVFVVDENGIIQAAGRYLDVDAKNVDIDKGLGGRHVSAAAISRDTVAIAVTVSESGGIIRVYKDAKEIICMECLKPAVRYI, from the coding sequence ATGAATAGAGCACGTATAATTGCAGAGACGGCAGCCCAGATTTCCAGAGAACTTGATGCTGCCGCAATTATGGTTTCCGGAGAGTTGAGTTTTGAAGGGATCGAAACTGGGGGAATTCCGGTCTATTACATCTCCATGCGTCCTAAAAGCATAATAGATCACCTTGTCTCCACTGGAAAGGATGGAAAAAATCCTATAAAGGAACTCGGTGACCAGATAAACCGCGAGGCTGCAGGTAATTCTGATCACCTTCAGCAAGCCGCCGCCATAGAATACGTGCTTGGAAAACTGGAAGACGGGATTATTGTAGGCGTGATCGAAACCCGCAGCTCCAGTTCGATTATTGTACATAACCTCGATGAAAATCCCCTTATAAAAGCTATGAAGGAATGCCAGGAAAGGATAAAGCCTGAAGTGATGAGCGCAATCATGAAAATCTCTTTTGATATTGTCCTTACGGGCAGGGAAGGCAAAAAGATAGGATCTGCCTTCATAATAGGCGATTCCGAAGAGGTTCTGAAACGCTCTCACCAGTTAATACTGAATCCTTACGCAGGCCATGATGAAACTTACCGGAATATCCTTGACAAGAGAAACTGGGAGTCCATAAAGGAATTTTCCCAACTTGACGGGGTTTTTGTTGTAGATGAAAACGGAATAATCCAGGCCGCAGGCCGCTACCTTGACGTTGATGCAAAAAATGTGGATATTGATAAAGGACTGGGAGGTAGACACGTCTCGGCAGCCGCAATCAGCAGAGATACGGTTGCGATTGCAGTTACGGTATCCGAGTCGGGCGGGATTATAAGGGTATATAAAGATGCAAAAGAAATAATTTGCATGGAATGCCTGAAGCCTGCGGTAAGATACATTTAA
- the thpR gene encoding RNA 2',3'-cyclic phosphodiesterase, with translation MIRTFIAVELDPSFTEKIRELQARFSGFDLKFVDPELVHITLKFLGNVDESRVSSLSAALDSITCEPFEAKVGGLGVFPKPSNPRILWLGATGNFRELHDNVEELLEPFKFEKDDREFTAHATLARIKFLKKDQKNTLINIVKELMDIEIGTMWVNKVLLKKSTLTPKGPIYETLHTVYMD, from the coding sequence TTGATCAGGACATTTATAGCAGTGGAATTAGATCCCAGTTTTACGGAGAAGATTCGAGAGCTTCAGGCCAGATTTTCTGGTTTTGATTTGAAGTTTGTTGATCCTGAGCTTGTTCACATAACTCTGAAGTTCCTGGGAAATGTGGATGAATCAAGAGTTTCCTCACTTTCTGCAGCTCTCGACTCTATTACGTGCGAGCCTTTCGAAGCAAAAGTAGGGGGACTTGGAGTATTTCCCAAGCCTTCGAATCCCAGAATCCTCTGGCTGGGTGCAACCGGAAACTTCAGGGAGTTACACGACAATGTAGAAGAGTTACTGGAACCTTTTAAATTCGAAAAAGATGACAGAGAATTTACTGCCCATGCTACTCTTGCCAGGATAAAGTTCCTCAAGAAAGATCAGAAAAACACATTAATAAATATAGTAAAGGAATTAATGGACATCGAAATTGGTACTATGTGGGTAAATAAAGTGCTTTTAAAGAAAAGCACACTGACTCCGAAAGGGCCGATCTATGAAACTCTGCATACTGTGTACATGGACTAA
- a CDS encoding epoxyqueuosine reductase has product MEEQTDKSKAEKLTEELKEMALTLGAFRVGIATTETLAGGPPSTDLTYVLPEAKSAIVFALAFDQNLIEPYFRKEDHTSLETNKVRTTTLANGIALEMAGFLQQYGYKAVPQIANFVYRQDSENWLLDMHPPISHRYLAVRSGIGHFGYSGNIITKEYGSAIVLASVVTDAELIPTEPLPEEENYCDECKICLAVCSSGYVDPLEKVTVNLGGKEFSYGKRRSNSRCFLVCGGLTGLNASGKWSTWSPARFEIPKKDEDFIAAMPGTIEAYLKRPSIKGGFFICLIPGNRMEYTCSNCHFVCHPDKEVRKARYRMLTESGVVIQEPDGTLRAVSPEEANEYFKNMSSERKKLYESVPEE; this is encoded by the coding sequence ATGGAAGAACAAACTGATAAATCGAAAGCTGAGAAACTAACCGAAGAGCTCAAAGAAATGGCTCTAACCCTTGGAGCCTTTAGAGTAGGCATCGCAACAACCGAAACCCTTGCAGGTGGCCCTCCTTCTACGGATCTGACATATGTGTTGCCAGAGGCGAAGTCGGCAATTGTTTTTGCCCTTGCTTTTGACCAGAACCTTATAGAACCTTACTTTAGAAAAGAGGACCATACATCCCTTGAAACCAATAAAGTACGAACTACCACCCTCGCCAATGGGATAGCCCTGGAAATGGCAGGATTCTTACAGCAGTATGGGTACAAAGCTGTCCCACAGATTGCAAATTTCGTTTACCGTCAGGATTCGGAAAACTGGCTGCTGGATATGCACCCCCCTATTTCCCATAGATACCTGGCAGTTCGCTCCGGAATAGGACATTTCGGATACTCAGGAAACATAATTACTAAGGAATACGGATCAGCAATTGTCCTGGCATCTGTAGTTACTGATGCAGAGCTTATCCCAACAGAGCCACTGCCGGAAGAAGAAAACTATTGTGACGAATGTAAGATCTGCCTTGCAGTCTGCTCTTCTGGATATGTTGACCCTCTTGAGAAGGTAACGGTAAATCTTGGAGGAAAAGAGTTTAGCTACGGAAAAAGGAGAAGCAACAGCCGATGTTTCCTTGTTTGCGGAGGACTTACAGGTCTTAATGCCTCCGGAAAATGGTCTACCTGGTCTCCGGCTCGTTTTGAGATTCCCAAAAAGGATGAAGATTTTATCGCTGCGATGCCCGGTACAATAGAAGCGTACCTCAAAAGGCCAAGTATCAAAGGCGGATTTTTCATATGCCTGATTCCAGGAAACAGAATGGAATATACCTGTTCAAACTGCCACTTTGTCTGCCATCCTGACAAAGAAGTCCGGAAAGCCAGATACAGGATGCTAACAGAAAGCGGTGTGGTCATACAGGAGCCAGACGGAACACTTAGAGCCGTGTCTCCTGAAGAAGCAAATGAGTATTTCAAAAACATGTCTTCGGAGAGGAAAAAGCTGTACGAATCGGTTCCAGAGGAGTAA
- a CDS encoding replication factor C small subunit, with amino-acid sequence MEDSTIKEEIWIEKYRPVRLDQVAGQEETIERLKSYVAMKNLPHLLFSGPPGVGKTASAVSIAREIFGEDMWRENFTELNASDERGIDVVRTKIKNFAKTAPMGEAEFKIIFLDEADALTSDAQSALRRTMERFSNNCRFILSCNYSSRIIEPIQSRCAVFRFRRLSEEAIRKRLEYIAKDQGLSVTEDGYEALIYVAQGDMRKAVNSLQAAAFVEPNKSISRETIYRTTATANPEDIRNLIETALRGNFRAARKELNRLLYEEGLSGEDIVGQIYRAISEMDNRMILDLELSEKRIVELVDLIGEIDFRLTEGATEKIQLEALLAHFALSSSD; translated from the coding sequence ATGGAGGACTCTACGATTAAAGAAGAGATATGGATTGAGAAGTACAGGCCTGTGCGGCTGGACCAGGTGGCGGGGCAGGAAGAAACAATCGAACGCCTGAAGTCCTATGTTGCAATGAAAAATCTTCCTCATCTGCTGTTTTCCGGGCCACCGGGAGTCGGAAAAACCGCCTCTGCAGTTTCGATTGCAAGAGAGATTTTCGGGGAAGACATGTGGCGTGAAAACTTTACCGAACTTAATGCGTCGGATGAGAGAGGAATTGACGTTGTCCGGACAAAGATCAAAAACTTCGCAAAAACTGCCCCTATGGGAGAAGCCGAATTCAAGATTATCTTCCTGGATGAGGCCGATGCACTGACCTCAGATGCCCAATCTGCACTCAGGCGGACAATGGAGCGTTTCAGCAATAACTGCCGGTTTATCCTATCCTGCAATTACTCTTCCAGGATTATCGAGCCTATCCAGTCCCGCTGTGCAGTCTTCAGGTTCAGGCGACTTTCCGAGGAGGCTATCAGGAAACGCCTTGAATACATAGCTAAAGATCAGGGGCTGTCCGTTACTGAAGACGGATATGAAGCTCTTATTTACGTAGCCCAGGGAGATATGAGAAAAGCCGTGAATTCACTCCAGGCTGCTGCTTTCGTTGAGCCGAATAAATCTATATCCAGGGAAACAATCTATAGAACTACCGCAACCGCAAATCCGGAAGATATCAGAAACCTGATTGAAACTGCCCTGCGTGGAAACTTCAGGGCTGCTCGAAAGGAACTTAACAGATTGCTCTACGAAGAAGGGCTCTCTGGAGAAGATATAGTTGGACAGATTTACAGGGCAATCTCCGAAATGGATAACCGGATGATTCTGGACCTTGAGCTTTCTGAGAAGCGTATTGTTGAACTCGTAGACTTAATAGGTGAGATTGATTTCAGGCTCACGGAAGGAGCAACTGAAAAGATCCAGCTTGAAGCTTTACTCGCACATTTTGCGCTTTCTAGCTCAGATTAA
- a CDS encoding COG2426 family protein encodes MSVEITLVEMLGSVPHWLAVLIMGAIPISELRAAIPVAIGIYKMSPFEAFFFSVLGNLLPVIPLLLFLEPVSNYLRRYSIFDTFFTWLFSKTRRNHTESFEKYGLLALTIFVAIPLPATGAWSGCAAAFVFGVKFRHALPAIAAGVMIAGIIVTAVTVTGIGLVDMIMGA; translated from the coding sequence ATGTCTGTTGAAATAACATTAGTAGAAATGTTGGGGTCTGTTCCCCACTGGCTTGCAGTTTTGATCATGGGAGCTATACCTATCTCTGAACTGAGAGCGGCAATCCCTGTTGCAATAGGCATCTATAAAATGAGCCCATTTGAGGCCTTCTTCTTCTCAGTGCTTGGAAACCTCCTTCCTGTAATTCCTCTTCTGCTCTTTCTTGAGCCGGTCTCAAACTATCTCAGACGTTACTCGATCTTTGATACTTTCTTCACCTGGCTCTTCTCAAAGACTCGCCGGAACCATACCGAGAGCTTTGAAAAGTACGGACTCCTTGCCCTAACCATCTTTGTAGCCATCCCCCTGCCGGCTACCGGGGCCTGGTCTGGCTGCGCAGCAGCATTTGTATTTGGGGTCAAGTTCAGGCATGCCTTACCTGCAATTGCTGCAGGAGTGATGATAGCAGGAATTATAGTAACGGCAGTTACTGTAACAGGAATAGGTCTCGTTGATATGATAATGGGAGCATAA
- a CDS encoding histone family protein, with translation MEDNMAKVIPFAPIERLIRTAGAHRVSESAGMALTEILEEYGLEISREAIKLAEHAGRKTVKAEDIKLAKEML, from the coding sequence ATGGAGGATAATATGGCAAAAGTAATACCATTTGCACCAATTGAGCGTTTAATAAGAACTGCAGGTGCTCATAGAGTTAGTGAGAGTGCAGGAATGGCCCTTACAGAAATTCTGGAAGAATATGGACTTGAGATTTCAAGAGAAGCAATAAAACTCGCAGAACATGCAGGTAGAAAAACTGTAAAAGCTGAAGACATAAAATTAGCAAAAGAAATGCTGTAA